One window of Paenibacillus sp. FSL K6-3182 genomic DNA carries:
- a CDS encoding Lin0512 family protein, protein MDNLFFIEIGMGCDLHGQNITKASVRAVQNAIHHNSMPGLRSVLPGGTLDNMKVRVRLALPCDHELLDVEQVKAVLPYGQVTVEVIHGGMLTTSGVVLPDKDDKNDLIYIVNASVEVGY, encoded by the coding sequence GTGGACAACTTATTTTTTATAGAAATAGGCATGGGATGCGATCTACACGGTCAAAATATTACAAAGGCATCGGTGCGCGCGGTACAAAACGCGATTCATCATAACTCGATGCCCGGACTGCGATCCGTACTGCCAGGAGGAACGCTTGATAACATGAAGGTGCGGGTAAGGCTTGCACTTCCTTGTGATCATGAGCTTCTTGACGTTGAGCAGGTAAAAGCAGTGCTGCCGTATGGACAAGTGACTGTAGAAGTCATACACGGCGGCATGCTGACGACTAGCGGTGTAGTACTGCCGGACAAAGATGATAAAAACGATTTGATTTACATCGTTAATGCATCGGTTGAGGTGGGCTACTAG
- a CDS encoding hemolysin family protein, with the protein MVLKLALFVLLLVFTAFFVATEFAIIRMRSSRVNQMVAEGMKNARAVEQVTSKLDGYLSACQLGITITALGLGWLGEPTIELILHPLFDRIHIEGELSSVLSFVISFIIVTYLHVVLGELAPKTLAIIKSEEVSQFTAPIIIVFYKVMYPFIWLLNGSANSLVRLLGLKPANEHEAHSEEEIRIILSESYESGKINKSEYGYVNRIFAFDERLAREIMVPRTDMACLYVEHTREENLEIIIREQYTRFPVAKGSKDNIIGILNTKQFFLRYETNRDIDVTSLLQPVMSVPEVMPINKLLRKMQQERVQIAILLDEYGGTAGLITIEDIIEEIVGEIRDEFDEDEVKEIEYIEQQRYLVNGKALISDWNEIAGTDLESEEVDSVGGWLFNQKPELPIGEPWTYGNMTFIIRERDDNRIRKIEIHTDLIENEMGTYGHA; encoded by the coding sequence ATGGTTTTAAAGCTTGCACTATTCGTATTATTGCTTGTATTTACAGCTTTTTTTGTCGCGACTGAATTTGCAATTATTCGTATGCGATCAAGCCGCGTCAATCAGATGGTAGCAGAGGGCATGAAAAATGCTAGAGCGGTTGAGCAGGTAACGAGCAAGCTGGACGGTTATTTATCTGCCTGCCAGCTCGGCATTACGATTACAGCGCTTGGCCTCGGATGGTTGGGAGAACCAACGATTGAGCTTATATTGCACCCTTTATTTGATCGGATACATATCGAGGGCGAGCTAAGCTCGGTGCTTTCGTTTGTCATTTCCTTCATCATTGTAACGTACTTGCATGTCGTGCTAGGAGAACTTGCTCCCAAAACGTTAGCCATCATTAAATCGGAAGAAGTCAGTCAGTTTACAGCTCCGATTATCATCGTTTTTTATAAAGTGATGTATCCGTTTATTTGGCTTCTCAACGGATCTGCGAACTCCTTGGTAAGATTGCTGGGCTTAAAGCCAGCGAATGAGCATGAGGCTCATTCTGAAGAAGAAATTCGCATCATTTTGTCGGAAAGCTATGAGAGCGGAAAAATTAATAAAAGTGAGTATGGCTATGTCAACCGGATTTTTGCGTTTGATGAGCGGCTTGCAAGAGAAATTATGGTTCCTCGGACGGATATGGCCTGTTTGTATGTAGAACATACTCGCGAGGAGAACCTCGAAATTATAATAAGAGAGCAATACACACGTTTCCCTGTAGCCAAAGGAAGCAAAGACAATATCATTGGGATCTTAAATACAAAGCAATTTTTTCTCCGCTATGAAACAAACCGAGATATCGACGTAACATCTCTGCTTCAGCCCGTTATGTCGGTTCCTGAAGTCATGCCGATCAATAAGCTGCTCCGCAAAATGCAGCAGGAACGCGTTCAAATTGCAATTCTGTTGGACGAGTATGGTGGAACGGCGGGGCTCATCACTATCGAAGACATCATAGAAGAAATTGTAGGGGAAATCCGTGATGAGTTCGATGAGGATGAAGTGAAAGAAATCGAATATATTGAGCAGCAGCGTTATTTGGTTAACGGCAAGGCACTGATTAGTGATTGGAATGAGATTGCTGGAACTGATCTTGAAAGTGAAGAAGTAGATTCTGTAGGCGGTTGGCTCTTTAATCAGAAGCCCGAGCTTCCTATCGGAGAGCCGTGGACCTATGGGAATATGACCTTTATTATTCGTGAACGTGACGACAATCGAATCCGGAAAATCGAAATTCATACCGATTTGATCGAAAATGAAATGGGAACCTACGGACATGCATAG
- a CDS encoding undecaprenyl-diphosphate phosphatase gives MGDLINAIIMGIVEGLTEFLPVSSTGHLILTAELLNFTGDRAKTFEVVIQFGAVLAVLVLYRNRFASLLNFKVGKNSGLNALHIIIAMAPAGACAVLLHSFIKGELFVAEKVLIGLVAGGILMIIADRVRKKPTAEELDDITYKQAFAVGCFQILALWPGFSRSGSTISGGMLFGVSQKAAAEFTFLVSVPIMAGASGIDLLKSREFLTMSDLPLFLVGLIAAFIVGMIAVVTFINMMKKIRLSWFAYYRFALAALFYFIIL, from the coding sequence TTGGGCGATTTAATTAATGCGATTATTATGGGTATCGTGGAGGGCCTTACTGAGTTTTTACCAGTTTCATCAACGGGTCACTTGATTTTAACAGCGGAGCTGTTGAATTTCACAGGTGATCGAGCGAAAACCTTTGAGGTGGTCATTCAATTTGGCGCAGTGCTGGCTGTGCTTGTGTTATACCGAAATCGGTTTGCGAGTTTACTTAATTTCAAGGTAGGCAAAAATTCGGGTTTGAATGCTCTTCACATCATTATTGCAATGGCACCGGCGGGAGCTTGTGCTGTTTTGCTTCATTCGTTTATAAAAGGCGAGTTGTTCGTTGCTGAGAAGGTGCTGATTGGTCTTGTAGCGGGCGGAATACTGATGATTATCGCCGACCGTGTACGAAAGAAGCCAACTGCAGAGGAGCTTGATGACATTACCTACAAGCAGGCCTTTGCTGTTGGATGTTTTCAGATACTCGCATTATGGCCGGGCTTCTCGCGTTCAGGCTCGACGATATCTGGCGGCATGCTGTTTGGTGTGAGCCAGAAGGCTGCGGCCGAATTTACTTTTTTAGTATCCGTTCCGATTATGGCTGGAGCGAGCGGAATAGACCTACTTAAAAGCCGAGAGTTTCTCACGATGTCGGATTTGCCTCTGTTTCTAGTTGGACTAATAGCTGCATTTATTGTAGGGATGATTGCGGTCGTAACGTTCATAAACATGATGAAAAAAATTAGGCTTTCATGGTTTGCCTATTATCGTTTTGCGCTCGCAGCACTTTTTTATTTTATTATTTTATAA
- a CDS encoding assimilatory sulfite reductase (NADPH) flavoprotein subunit: protein MQLQVTNSPFNQEQVDLLNRLVPSLTESQQIWLTGYLFARQASAGPLTISADVQAVSEGAAVAEVISAISQPAVSREVTVLFGSQTGNCQRVATSLSRKLEEQGLQVTLAPMNKFKTNNLKKVENLFLVVSTHGEGEPPDNAKSFHEFLYSKRAPQLENVSFSVLSLGDTSYEFFCQTGKDFDQRLEELGAKRIVPRVDCDLDYDEAVAGWSAEVISSLNDRLNAASGTTAAIAQTSSETTPEQSAYSRNNPFKAEVLANINLNGRGSDRETRHLELSLEGSNLQYEPGDSLGIYPENHPELVDAIIKQMNWNAEEVVPINKSGEQGSLREALLKYYEITALTKPLITQAAELTSNSALRELLAQGQEQALRSYINGRDLLDLLQDFEPWQGSAKQFVAILRKLPARLYSIASSFKANEDEVHLTVRAVRYESHGRERYGVCSVHCAERVQPGDSLPIYIQQNPNFKLPADTNTPIIMIGPGTGVAPFRAFLEEREEIGAEGKSWLFYGDRHFVTDFLYQTDWQRMLKDGVLTKLDVAFSRDTEEKVYVQHRLLQKSRELFEWLQAGAYVYICGDEKHMAHDVHTALLTVIEQEGGLSAEQAAAYLNDMQDQQRYQRDVY, encoded by the coding sequence TTGCAACTTCAGGTAACGAACAGTCCTTTTAATCAAGAGCAAGTTGACCTTCTGAATCGCCTTGTACCATCACTAACGGAGTCTCAGCAAATTTGGCTGACAGGTTATTTGTTTGCTCGTCAAGCATCAGCAGGTCCGTTAACGATTAGTGCGGATGTGCAGGCTGTCTCCGAGGGAGCAGCAGTTGCAGAAGTTATTTCAGCTATCAGTCAACCAGCGGTTTCCCGTGAGGTAACGGTATTGTTTGGCTCTCAAACCGGCAATTGCCAGCGGGTAGCTACCAGCTTATCGCGCAAGCTGGAAGAACAGGGTCTGCAAGTAACACTTGCGCCAATGAATAAGTTTAAGACGAACAATTTGAAAAAAGTCGAAAACCTGTTTTTGGTTGTCAGTACTCATGGTGAAGGGGAACCGCCGGATAATGCGAAGAGCTTCCACGAGTTCCTTTACAGCAAGCGAGCTCCACAGCTAGAAAATGTAAGCTTTTCTGTCTTGTCGCTTGGCGATACGTCGTATGAATTTTTCTGTCAAACGGGTAAAGACTTTGATCAACGTCTTGAAGAGCTTGGCGCAAAACGTATTGTTCCTCGTGTAGATTGTGACCTCGATTACGATGAGGCTGTTGCTGGCTGGTCAGCAGAGGTTATCAGCTCATTAAATGATCGTTTGAATGCTGCCTCGGGAACGACTGCAGCTATAGCGCAAACTAGCAGCGAAACAACACCAGAACAATCCGCCTATTCGCGAAACAACCCTTTTAAGGCTGAAGTTCTTGCGAATATTAACTTGAATGGCCGTGGCTCTGATCGGGAAACTCGTCATTTGGAGCTGTCGCTTGAAGGCTCTAATTTACAATATGAACCAGGGGATAGCCTTGGTATTTATCCGGAAAATCATCCAGAGCTCGTGGATGCGATTATTAAGCAAATGAATTGGAACGCTGAAGAAGTTGTTCCGATCAATAAGAGCGGTGAGCAAGGCTCATTGCGTGAAGCTCTACTTAAGTATTATGAAATTACAGCCCTAACGAAACCGCTGATCACGCAAGCAGCCGAACTGACTTCGAACTCAGCACTTCGTGAACTGCTGGCTCAAGGGCAAGAACAAGCGCTTAGAAGCTATATCAACGGTCGGGATCTGCTTGATTTATTGCAGGATTTTGAGCCTTGGCAAGGAAGCGCAAAACAATTTGTTGCTATCTTGCGTAAGCTGCCAGCAAGACTTTATTCCATTGCGAGCAGTTTTAAAGCGAATGAGGATGAGGTTCATCTTACCGTGAGAGCTGTTCGTTATGAGTCTCATGGTCGTGAGCGTTATGGGGTATGCTCCGTACATTGTGCAGAGCGTGTACAACCAGGCGACAGTCTGCCGATCTATATCCAACAAAATCCGAATTTCAAGCTGCCTGCGGATACGAATACTCCAATTATTATGATTGGTCCAGGTACTGGTGTTGCTCCATTCCGTGCATTCCTTGAAGAGCGCGAGGAAATTGGCGCAGAAGGAAAATCATGGCTGTTTTATGGAGATCGCCACTTTGTTACGGATTTCCTATATCAGACCGATTGGCAAAGAATGCTTAAAGACGGCGTTTTGACCAAACTTGATGTGGCTTTCTCCCGCGATACGGAAGAGAAGGTATATGTACAGCATCGTTTGCTGCAGAAGAGCCGTGAACTATTCGAATGGCTTCAAGCCGGCGCTTATGTTTATATTTGCGGTGATGAGAAACATATGGCACATGATGTGCATACGGCTCTATTAACTGTCATTGAGCAAGAGGGCGGATTAAGCGCTGAGCAAGCGGCAGCTTATTTGAATGATATGCAGGATCAACAACGCTACCAACGTGATGTTTATTAA
- the cysI gene encoding assimilatory sulfite reductase (NADPH) hemoprotein subunit: MAKEQLVKPIGGPPSEVEHIKSESNYLRGALVETMSNPITGGLPEDDNRLLKFHGSYMQDDRDLRNEREKQKLEPAFQFMIRVVLPSGVATSDQWLAMDELAHKYGNGTLRLTTRQTFQMHGILKWNLKPTLQKINSELMTTLAACGDVNRNVMCSPNPFQSNHHEEVSYWARQVNDHLAPRTRAYHEIWLDGEKVIDGNEDGAEVEPIYGPVYLPRKFKIGFAIPPFNDVDVFSQDIGYIAIVEDGKLKGFNISVGGGMGMTHGDTTTYPQLGKVIGFCPPERIVELAEKTVMIQRDYGNRSVRKNARFKYTIDRHGIEWFKTELQNRLGWHLEEVRPYQFQNNGDRYGWLKGSNGKWNLTLFIQSGRIEDQEGNPQMTGLREIAKVHTGDFRITPNQNLIIGNVSSQKKRKITELAEQYGLTDGTQHSALRRSSLSCVSLPTCGLAMAEAERYLPTLIDKLEPIINEAGLRDQEINIRMTGCPNGCARPALGEISFIGKALGKYNMYMGAGYAGDRLNKLYRENIDETEILDTLKPIINQYAKERETGEHFGDFVIRAGYVKAVHDGQQFHN; the protein is encoded by the coding sequence ATGGCGAAAGAGCAGTTGGTAAAACCTATCGGTGGACCGCCAAGTGAAGTTGAGCATATCAAAAGCGAAAGCAACTATTTGCGCGGCGCATTAGTAGAAACGATGAGCAATCCGATTACAGGCGGTTTGCCTGAGGATGACAATCGGTTGTTGAAGTTTCATGGAAGTTATATGCAGGATGACAGGGATTTGCGCAACGAACGTGAAAAGCAGAAGCTTGAGCCTGCATTTCAATTCATGATCCGGGTGGTACTGCCAAGCGGTGTAGCAACCTCTGATCAATGGCTTGCCATGGATGAATTAGCTCACAAGTACGGAAACGGGACTTTGCGTCTCACGACACGTCAAACGTTCCAAATGCATGGCATTTTGAAATGGAATTTGAAGCCTACGCTTCAAAAAATCAATAGCGAGCTGATGACTACACTTGCTGCCTGCGGTGACGTCAATCGGAACGTTATGTGCAGTCCAAATCCTTTTCAATCGAACCATCATGAGGAAGTAAGCTACTGGGCACGTCAAGTGAATGATCATTTGGCGCCGCGTACTCGCGCTTATCATGAAATTTGGTTGGATGGAGAAAAGGTAATCGATGGTAACGAGGATGGAGCGGAAGTAGAGCCGATCTACGGACCTGTATATTTGCCGCGTAAGTTCAAGATTGGATTTGCGATTCCGCCTTTTAATGATGTAGATGTATTCTCTCAAGACATCGGCTACATTGCAATCGTAGAAGATGGCAAGCTGAAGGGCTTTAACATTTCCGTTGGCGGCGGTATGGGGATGACACACGGCGATACAACGACTTATCCGCAGCTTGGTAAAGTGATTGGCTTCTGTCCGCCGGAGCGAATTGTCGAGTTAGCAGAGAAAACCGTTATGATTCAACGTGATTATGGCAACCGTTCGGTTCGCAAAAACGCTCGGTTTAAATATACGATTGACCGTCATGGGATTGAATGGTTCAAAACCGAGCTGCAAAACCGTCTTGGCTGGCATCTTGAAGAGGTACGCCCTTATCAATTCCAAAATAACGGAGACCGTTATGGCTGGTTGAAGGGAAGCAACGGTAAATGGAATTTGACGTTGTTTATCCAGAGCGGACGTATTGAGGATCAAGAAGGCAACCCGCAAATGACGGGTTTACGCGAAATAGCCAAAGTTCATACAGGCGACTTCCGTATTACTCCGAATCAGAATCTTATTATCGGTAATGTCAGCAGCCAGAAAAAACGCAAAATTACGGAGCTAGCTGAGCAATACGGACTTACGGACGGTACGCAGCATTCTGCGCTGCGCCGAAGCTCATTATCTTGTGTTTCGTTGCCGACTTGCGGTCTTGCTATGGCGGAAGCAGAACGTTACCTTCCAACACTGATCGATAAGCTGGAGCCGATTATTAATGAAGCAGGACTGCGTGACCAGGAGATCAACATTAGGATGACTGGATGCCCGAACGGCTGCGCAAGACCAGCGCTTGGAGAAATCTCATTTATCGGCAAGGCACTCGGCAAATACAATATGTATATGGGCGCGGGCTATGCAGGTGATAGATTAAACAAGCTTTACCGTGAAAATATCGATGAGACCGAAATTCTCGATACTTTAAAACCGATTATTAATCAGTATGCAAAGGAACGGGAAACGGGCGAGCATTTCGGAGATTTCGTAATCCGCGCGGGTTATGTAAAGGCTGTTCATGATGGTCAACAATTCCATAACTAA
- a CDS encoding GNAT family N-acetyltransferase, translating to MPKSAILIKPTIEYRDAYISFYEDWIKSGEDMVPWVIEREPEDFNAMIDFLYAEDTESKILSGDRVPHSTYWLLNEDNLIVGAVNIRHRLNEKLLNQGGHIGYGVRPSERRKGYANIILSNTLELLKDWGHQKVLVVCDKGNTGSEKTILKNGGVLESEFVEENGNIIKRFWIDL from the coding sequence ATGCCAAAATCAGCAATATTAATTAAACCAACAATCGAATACCGCGACGCGTATATATCCTTTTATGAGGACTGGATAAAGAGCGGTGAAGATATGGTGCCGTGGGTCATTGAGAGAGAACCGGAAGATTTTAATGCCATGATAGATTTTTTGTATGCTGAAGACACTGAATCCAAAATATTAAGCGGTGATCGCGTGCCTCATTCCACTTATTGGCTCCTAAATGAGGACAACTTAATTGTTGGTGCGGTTAATATTCGGCATCGATTGAATGAAAAACTGCTCAATCAAGGCGGCCATATCGGATATGGCGTTCGTCCATCGGAGAGAAGAAAAGGGTATGCCAATATCATATTATCAAATACGTTGGAGCTTTTAAAAGATTGGGGTCATCAAAAAGTTCTAGTTGTTTGTGATAAAGGGAATACCGGCTCAGAAAAAACGATTTTAAAAAACGGTGGCGTGTTGGAATCAGAATTCGTAGAGGAAAATGGCAATATTATTAAAAGATTTTGGATAGACCTATAA
- a CDS encoding VOC family protein: MMGIIMNRVGAIFVTVSDIEKAREWYCSILELEPTYDIIAGHLCCIPLDNNGQNLVLDSKIYTEDTYARTPIFHFNTDDIHAAFQFMRDKNVELVSEIEHGHFFSFKDPDGNQLMVCKC, from the coding sequence ATGATGGGTATTATTATGAATAGAGTAGGAGCAATCTTTGTTACGGTTAGCGATATTGAAAAAGCTCGTGAATGGTATTGCTCCATTCTTGAATTGGAGCCTACCTATGATATCATTGCAGGTCATTTATGCTGTATTCCTTTAGATAACAACGGCCAAAACCTTGTTTTAGACAGTAAAATCTATACAGAAGATACTTATGCAAGAACACCTATTTTTCATTTTAATACGGATGACATCCATGCAGCTTTTCAGTTCATGCGTGATAAGAATGTAGAGCTTGTAAGCGAAATTGAACATGGTCACTTTTTCAGCTTTAAAGACCCCGACGGAAACCAGCTGATGGTTTGTAAATGCTAA
- a CDS encoding DUF3817 domain-containing protein, translating to MLKTAMGRLRVVGFIEGLSFLLLLLIAMPLKYWADIPEPVTIVGGLHGLLFVLYILAVFHVWIKHRWSILKAAAAFIAAFLPFGTFILDKKLLRDQ from the coding sequence ATGCTTAAAACCGCAATGGGTCGTCTGCGGGTCGTTGGTTTCATCGAAGGGTTATCTTTTCTATTACTGCTTTTAATAGCAATGCCCCTCAAATACTGGGCTGATATTCCAGAACCCGTGACTATTGTAGGCGGACTTCATGGCCTCTTATTCGTTCTTTATATCCTTGCTGTCTTCCATGTATGGATTAAACACCGCTGGTCGATTCTAAAGGCAGCAGCAGCATTTATCGCAGCTTTCCTTCCGTTTGGCACATTTATTCTTGATAAGAAGCTGCTTCGCGATCAATAA
- a CDS encoding TetR/AcrR family transcriptional regulator: protein MSEDQIKRKPGRPKGTGSIQTMQQILRTAAFLFMEQGFEKVSLESVAQACGVTKASVYYYFNNKSVLFTECLQFVLKMAYDQTSKIVSSTGSLKERMLVVAERHMNNAHVEFETMMREASSGLTEEQITSIRTSEQAIHELIGSVFQKAMDEGEIKRGDSMLLAHVFTAMLTVRNRKEIINNEKTVEQAAFEIVELLWAGLEPRS, encoded by the coding sequence ATGAGCGAGGACCAAATAAAACGCAAACCAGGCCGGCCCAAAGGCACAGGTTCAATTCAGACGATGCAGCAAATTTTGCGCACAGCAGCCTTTTTATTTATGGAGCAAGGTTTCGAAAAAGTTTCATTAGAAAGTGTAGCTCAAGCATGCGGGGTTACAAAAGCAAGCGTTTATTATTATTTTAATAATAAAAGCGTTTTGTTCACCGAATGTCTTCAATTTGTTCTAAAGATGGCTTATGATCAAACTTCAAAAATTGTTAGCAGCACCGGGTCACTGAAGGAAAGAATGCTTGTTGTTGCTGAACGCCATATGAACAATGCTCATGTTGAGTTTGAAACGATGATGCGGGAAGCTTCCAGCGGTTTGACTGAGGAGCAAATTACGAGCATTCGTACGAGTGAGCAAGCGATACACGAATTAATTGGGAGTGTATTTCAGAAGGCAATGGACGAGGGCGAAATCAAACGAGGTGATTCGATGCTGCTTGCTCATGTCTTTACAGCTATGTTAACGGTTCGAAATCGTAAAGAAATCATTAATAATGAAAAAACAGTGGAACAAGCCGCGTTCGAAATCGTAGAACTATTGTGGGCAGGACTAGAGCCTCGCTCGTAA
- a CDS encoding MMPL family transporter, whose translation MIERLAGMVAGRRTRWITLVAWIVLAGLLTVFLPAVGDKEVSNAPNLEADSPSVVADQLIKDKFPSSSGIPALVVWHREGGLTEADYALIQKTTQKIVENPLKEQGEVIPLHQMPLPALQKFASEDGTTLVQPIQFGEATETEVLKENIESIKAIIGEASGKEPFSVPIDDDAELSVRVSGPVGISVDATDLFKGADVSLMIATVLIVLVLLLLIYRSPILAIIPLIGVGFAYAVTGPLLGFMAGEGWITVDGQAISIMTVLLFGAGTDYCLFFISHFRQELTRESDKMKALKRSFKDASGAIAMSGFTVVLSLLALLAAKYGAYDRFAIPFSLSILIMGIASLTLVPALLSIIGRASFYPFIPRTDAMAHAHADKKGKVYRKPNTEKKLGTKIGKLVITKPWMVVITSVLILGIFASFSSQIKFTYDLLSSFPEDMPSREGFEVISKSFTPGDLAPITVVAATDGAVPELAEKLAAVPLVDHVQEPQPSVNDPNLQSYTVILNTNPYSQEAMETIPLLRAAAEAALTNGNVAEADQKVWIAGQTATQYDAKVLTDHDNNVIIPLVIGLIMILLFAYLRSITATLYLIGTVLLSYAAALGLGWVILHYIMGVDAIQGAIPLYAFVFLIALGEDYNIFMISSIWKKSKTLPLKQAIKEGVSETGGVITSAGLILAATFAVLATLPIQVLVQFGLITAIGVLMDTFIVRPFLVPAITTLLGKRAFWPAKVSLIEESKQKAKG comes from the coding sequence ATGATCGAAAGATTAGCAGGAATGGTCGCTGGACGACGTACAAGGTGGATAACATTAGTTGCGTGGATTGTATTAGCCGGGCTGCTAACTGTATTTCTGCCAGCTGTGGGTGACAAAGAAGTAAGCAATGCTCCAAACCTAGAGGCTGACAGCCCGTCCGTTGTCGCTGATCAATTAATAAAGGATAAGTTTCCAAGCTCCTCTGGCATTCCAGCTTTGGTGGTCTGGCATCGAGAAGGCGGCTTAACAGAAGCGGATTATGCGCTTATTCAAAAAACGACGCAGAAGATTGTTGAAAATCCGTTGAAAGAGCAAGGCGAGGTTATACCTCTTCATCAAATGCCTTTACCTGCTTTGCAAAAGTTTGCTTCTGAAGACGGAACGACACTCGTTCAGCCGATTCAGTTCGGTGAAGCAACAGAAACTGAAGTTTTGAAGGAAAATATTGAGTCCATAAAAGCTATCATCGGAGAAGCATCAGGTAAAGAACCTTTTTCCGTACCTATCGATGATGATGCTGAATTAAGCGTGCGTGTCAGCGGTCCTGTTGGTATTTCGGTTGATGCAACCGATTTGTTCAAAGGAGCGGATGTATCACTGATGATCGCAACGGTACTTATCGTACTAGTCTTGCTGCTCCTCATCTACCGCTCACCGATTCTTGCTATCATTCCACTAATTGGTGTTGGATTTGCTTATGCTGTTACAGGACCATTGCTTGGCTTTATGGCAGGTGAAGGCTGGATAACGGTGGATGGGCAAGCTATATCCATTATGACTGTGCTCTTATTCGGAGCGGGTACTGATTATTGTTTATTTTTCATCTCGCATTTCCGTCAAGAGCTTACTCGTGAAAGTGATAAAATGAAAGCACTAAAACGATCGTTCAAGGACGCCTCAGGTGCTATTGCAATGAGCGGCTTTACGGTAGTTCTTTCTTTGCTAGCTTTGCTTGCGGCTAAGTACGGTGCTTATGATCGCTTCGCAATTCCATTCAGTTTATCGATCCTTATTATGGGAATCGCAAGTTTGACGCTGGTTCCGGCATTGCTTTCAATTATTGGAAGAGCCTCATTTTACCCGTTTATTCCGCGTACAGATGCAATGGCGCATGCACATGCGGACAAAAAAGGAAAAGTGTACCGTAAGCCGAACACGGAGAAGAAGCTCGGCACCAAAATTGGAAAGCTTGTTATAACGAAGCCGTGGATGGTTGTTATCACCTCTGTTTTGATACTAGGAATTTTCGCAAGCTTCTCCAGTCAAATTAAATTTACTTATGATCTGCTGTCTTCTTTTCCAGAGGATATGCCTTCAAGAGAGGGTTTTGAAGTAATTTCGAAGTCATTTACGCCAGGAGATTTAGCACCGATTACAGTGGTTGCTGCGACGGATGGTGCAGTGCCTGAGTTAGCAGAAAAGCTTGCTGCTGTGCCGCTTGTTGATCATGTTCAGGAGCCGCAGCCGAGCGTTAATGACCCTAATTTACAATCGTATACGGTCATCTTGAATACGAATCCATATTCCCAGGAAGCAATGGAGACGATTCCGTTACTCCGTGCGGCGGCAGAAGCTGCGCTTACGAATGGAAACGTTGCTGAGGCTGATCAAAAAGTATGGATCGCTGGCCAGACAGCTACGCAATATGATGCCAAGGTGCTGACGGATCATGATAATAATGTCATTATTCCTTTAGTTATCGGACTCATCATGATTCTGCTGTTTGCTTATTTAAGATCCATTACTGCAACATTATACTTAATCGGCACTGTATTGCTGTCGTATGCAGCCGCACTAGGCTTGGGCTGGGTGATCCTGCATTACATCATGGGCGTTGATGCCATTCAAGGTGCAATTCCGCTTTATGCATTCGTTTTCCTCATTGCGCTTGGTGAAGATTACAATATATTTATGATCTCAAGCATTTGGAAAAAGAGCAAAACGCTGCCGCTGAAGCAAGCCATCAAAGAAGGGGTAAGCGAAACGGGCGGCGTAATCACTTCAGCAGGACTTATTCTTGCAGCTACGTTTGCCGTGCTTGCGACGCTTCCTAT